One genomic segment of Brevibacillus laterosporus LMG 15441 includes these proteins:
- a CDS encoding collagen-like protein: MKELHDIKRIWDEVVNTDLEEFTRKNPIYMKSPYGMSSSSSTFCWTFIRGKTGATGPTGATGATGATGATGTTGPTGATGPTGVTGATGPTGAAGTTGLTGATGATGPTGETGETGPTGETGATGPTGATGNTGPMGETGPTGATGETGATGPTGATGETGATGTNISANSMTATLTPPTSPFVIFVPPEGINLPLPNNQKLDGFIAVDENRAFIVPEDGRYTLRYSITSIDSFTLITRLVRNNTVEINASKSGGKLTDKFAAETQENLIKGDKISLQVMGENVILNFAGNGIQGAFLTIQRLE, translated from the coding sequence GTGAAAGAACTACACGATATAAAAAGAATATGGGACGAAGTTGTAAATACCGATCTTGAAGAGTTTACTAGGAAAAATCCAATATACATGAAGAGTCCATATGGTATGTCTTCTTCATCGTCTACATTTTGTTGGACATTTATACGTGGAAAAACAGGAGCAACGGGACCCACTGGAGCCACAGGAGCAACGGGGGCTACCGGAGCCACAGGTACAACGGGACCCACTGGAGCAACGGGACCTACCGGGGTAACAGGAGCAACGGGACCTACTGGAGCCGCAGGAACAACGGGACTTACCGGAGCCACAGGAGCCACAGGACCTACCGGAGAAACAGGGGAAACGGGACCTACCGGAGAAACAGGAGCAACGGGACCTACTGGAGCCACAGGAAATACAGGGCCAATGGGGGAAACTGGGCCTACAGGAGCCACAGGAGAAACAGGAGCAACCGGACCTACTGGTGCGACAGGAGAGACCGGAGCAACAGGGACAAATATAAGTGCCAATTCCATGACTGCTACTTTAACACCCCCGACTAGTCCTTTTGTTATCTTTGTACCGCCGGAAGGGATAAATCTTCCTTTGCCTAACAATCAAAAGTTAGATGGTTTTATCGCTGTGGATGAGAACAGAGCTTTCATAGTTCCAGAAGATGGACGTTATACACTCAGATATAGCATCACCTCAATCGATTCTTTTACTCTTATTACCAGATTAGTAAGGAATAACACAGTTGAAATTAACGCCTCTAAAAGTGGGGGGAAATTAACTGATAAGTTTGCTGCAGAAACTCAGGAAAACTTAATAAAAGGAGATAAGATTTCTCTTCAGGTGATGGGAGAAAATGTTATTCTTAATTTCGCTGGAAACGGTATACAAGGGGCTTTTCTAACCATTCAACGTCTAGAATAA